A single window of Aspergillus puulaauensis MK2 DNA, chromosome 5, nearly complete sequence DNA harbors:
- the arfA gene encoding putative ADP-ribosylation factor (COG:U;~EggNog:ENOG410PGWR;~InterPro:IPR005225,IPR027417,IPR006689;~PFAM:PF04670,PF00025,PF08477,PF00071,PF01926, PF09439;~go_function: GO:0005525 - GTP binding [Evidence IEA]): MGIAISRLFDRLWGKKEMRILMVGLDAAGKTTILYKLKLGEIVTTIPTIGFNVETVEYKNIQFTVWDVGGQDKIRPLWRHYFQNTQGIIFVVDSNDRDRIVEAREELQRMLNEDELRDALLLVFANKQDLPNAMSPAEITQQLGLQSLTRRPWYIQSTCATTGDGLYEGLEWLAETLRKTGRD, encoded by the exons ATGGGTATCGCCATTTCGAGGCTCTTCGACAGACTATGGGGAAAGAAGGAGATGCGAATTCTCATGGTCGGTCTCGACGCTGCCGGAAAGACCACCATTCTGTATAAGCTGAAGCTCGGTGAAATCGTCACCACTATCCCCACAATTG GTTTCAACGTTGAGACTGTCGAGTACAAGAACATTCAATTCACCGTGTGGGATGTCGGTGGTCAGGACAAGATCCGTCCTCTCTGGAGACATTACTTCCAGAACACCCAGGGTATCATCTTCGTTGTCGACAGCAACGATCGCGACCGTATCGTCGAGGCCCGGGAAGAACTGCAACGCATGTTGAACGAGGATGAACTCCGTGACGCCCTCCTACTTGTCTTCGCCAACAAGCAAGATTTGCCG AACGCCATGAGCCCCGCCGAAATCACCCAGCAGCTCGGCCTTCAAAGCCTCACCCGCCGCCCCTGG TACATCCAATCTACCTGTGCTACCACCGGTGATGGTCTGTATGAAGGTCTTGAATGGCTTGCTGAGACGCTGCGGAAGACCGGCCGCGATTAA
- a CDS encoding uncharacterized protein (TransMembrane:1 (o6-22i)), with amino-acid sequence MAQLGMQQWAMVDAISIAYVMVSSTRQRRRQASEGDPLDWGIKEREREPIRGDGEARIWTFAGAFSDQFQI; translated from the coding sequence ATGGCTCAGCTGGGGATGCAGCAGTGGGCCATGGTTGACGCAATCAGCATTGCTTATGTGATGGTCTCGAGCACAAGACAGAGACGCAGGCAGGCCAGTGAAGGCGATCCGTTGGACTGGGGCATCAAAGAGAGAGAACGGGAGCCTATCAGAGGAGACGGCGAGGCTCGAATCTGGACCTTTGCTGGAGCATTCAGTGATCAGTTCCAGATTTGA
- a CDS encoding HNH endonuclease signature motif containing protein (COG:S;~EggNog:ENOG410PR8B): protein MNTNATTTVSSYLDKRVKRLESSLEELRGARQSLFKAKTENDNTSSPLPAKQLQDRTAIALNTIRELLTKLRVLKRQRRTIEADIEEDAEAIKMELAIINGDLAQNTPADIDTYELAYANALKTRIPTMSETPPLPTKQEKAKFLDDVLKWYNAVDYIDPNPEFRREYCHLTGWWDTGKVVATQLVPATLAGDGVPLHFGVSEMPTLSNDPMNAILLHKNIAGALGKGLIAIVPVRDGDNSGDEGIWECILVDKSISEEVAVARLHHTSDIKECSVHSTLWKDLNTLKFNNDNRPARRYLYFRFRITYIKAKMEGYTEFTSAVEEKVGFWKAPGQYLERSTLKALVRNFSGLELSESVNEGQTFEDETVDGAEREEASEILADKLREFFENVEVDGGEDSEEEDDEEED from the exons ATGAATACGAACGCAACAACCACAGTATCCAGCTACCTGGACAAGAGAGTCAAGAGGCTAGAATCCTCGCTAGAAGAGCTCCGAGGAGCAAGACAGTCTCTCTTCAAGGCCAAGACAGAAAACGACAACACttcctcccccctccccgcGAAACAGCTCCAAGATCGAACAGCCATAGCTCTTAACACTATCCGGGAGCTACTAACAAAACTACGGGTACTCAAGAGGCAAAGGAGGACTATAGAGGCTGATATCGAGGAGGATGCCGAGGCCATCAAAATGGAACTAGCCATAATTAATGGTGATCTCGCCCAGAACACCCCAGCTGATATTGACACCTACGAACTGGCGTATGCAAATGCCCTTAAAACCAGAATACCGACCATGTCCGAAACACCACCCCTTCcaacaaaacaagaaaaggccaagttcctcgacGACGTACTCAAATGGTACAATGCAGTGGATTACATAGACCCAAACCCCGAATTCAGACGCGAATACTGCCATTTAACGGGGTGGTGGGATACAGGCAAGGTCGTAGCGACACAGTTGGTTCCAGCCACTCTCGCGGGTGACGGGGTTCCCCTCCATTTTGGAGTTAGTGAGATGCCCACACTATCAAATGATCCCATGAATGCGATCTTGCTTCATAAGAATATCGCGGGTGCTTTGGGGAAGGGTCTTATTGCTATTGTCCCGGTGCGTGATGGCGATAACAGTGGCGATGAGGGGATATGGGAGTGTATTCTCGTGGACAAGAGTATCAGCGAGGAAGTCGCCGTGGCCAGGCTGCATCATACATCCGATATTAAGGAGTGTAGCGTGCACTCGACTCTATGGAAG GATTTAAATACACTTAAATTCAACAACGATAACCGGCCTGCAAGACGCTACCTATATTTCCGCTTCAGGATAACCTACATCAAGGCCAAGATGGAGGGGTACACAGAGTTTACATCTGCCGTTGAAGAGAAGGTTGGGTTCTGGAAAGCGCCGGGACAATACCTGGAGCGGTCGACCTTGAAGGCGCTGGTGCGTAATTTCTCTGGGCTGGAGTTGTCAGAGTCTGTAAATGAGGGTCAGACTTTTGAAGACGAGACGGTCGATGGTGCTGAGCGTGAGGAGGCTAGCGAGATTCTTGCTGATAAGCTGCGTGAGTTTTTTGAGAACGTTGAGGTGGATGGGGGTGAGGAttctgaggaagaggatgatgaggaggaggattag
- a CDS encoding DUF3405 domain-containing protein (COG:S;~EggNog:ENOG410PI27;~InterPro:IPR021822;~PFAM:PF11885;~TransMembrane:1 (i95-116o)), with amino-acid sequence MKFKMKSRSPAHDNLSGRHRGRKNSIDVEKQPPRKDHHYRDFSKGSWVSESDDDSTAPPSPAAASSYPVLNTAATARRARTTIGFYRVPPKIMRWLCFALFASLILFILTLFRFTIFSESTLPTLNAPPKPPTWESFPFLKRYHGGLRTLVPRGENVPEYPTDDPEGLASDKDASANTVDVETRDDATDKTDTAEKGLPFQSSAFNPYPNYTTPEYIEKYGVKRDCFLDNDEKIRVPLVHSYPGVPRGFPDAVMGSNEMLGIKDDTCFDRFGRLGPYGFGYSARKGGSGAGLDGEREGSERIWDDIPPVDFGRVKWADAQNRCVSTNNHRFNDLPPPKRPNLFSREADDINPEEEPAETPEEPTETPEEQKTTTEGTQNRLPRTAVVIRTWHDYRYTTEDILYLRALISELALLSGGEYVIHFLIHVKDTGLPIWADDETYDRVLRDSLPEEFHGMGTLWSEAQMALVYPGLDDPPGARGGGVYGVYRSTFMCMQYFSHQHPEYDYYWNWEMDARYTGHWYHFFDKVVNWAREQPRRGLWERNARFYVPSVHGSWEDFKQMVRVQTEVGTNSPNNMWSAGASHDFVHGDKSAQRQGDKFVWGPQRPDEQDVMEVEGEGIPKTTLEKDKYQWGVGEEADLLLFNPLFDPDGTTWGLREDLTGYHRENGLPPRRIAIITASRLSRKLLHTMHKETALRRHSMFSEMWPATTALHHGFKAVYVPHSVYIDRQWPTDYLESVFNAGRNGASGGARHSIFGDREHNFRGTTWFYSAGFSPNLWRRWLGYKVDGDGGEEEELNGEGRICLPPMLLHPIKDVNMIIDES; translated from the coding sequence ATGAAGTTCAAAATGAAGAGCCGCTCGCCGGCTCATGATAACCTGTCCGGGCGACATCGGGGGCGCAAGAACTCGATAGATGTTGAAAAACAACCCCCCCGCAAAGATCATCATTATCGGGACTTCAGTAAGGGATCTTGGGTGTCAGAAAGCGACGACGATTCGACAGCCCCCCCTTCCCCAGCGGCAGCGTCCTCCTATCCGGTATTGAATACGGCGGCCACGGCGCGGCGTGCGCGAACTACAATCGGCTTCTATCGTGTCCCGCCCAAAATTATGAGATGGCTCTGCTTTGCTTTGTTCGCTTCACTCATACTCTTTATTCTTACACTCTTCCGTTTCACTATCTTTTCGGAAAGCACGCTACCGACTCTCAATGCCCCTCCGAAGCCGCCGACATGGGAAAGCTTTCCTTTCCTAAAAAGATACCATGGTGGATTAAGGACGTTGGTACCGCGTGGAGAGAACGTCCCAGAGTACCCTACCGATGACCCTGAAGGCCTGGCCTCAGACAAAGACGCCAGTGCGAACACCGTCGACGTCGAGACGCGCGATGATGCCACCGACAAGACCGACACAGCGGAGAAGGGCCTGCCTTTCCAAAGCTCAGCCTTCAACCCCTATCCCAACTACACGACGCCGGAATATATCGAGAAATATGGCGTCAAGCGAGACTGCTTTTTGGATAACGATGAGAAGATTCGAGTCCCGTTGGTTCATTCCTACCCAGGAGTTCCCCGTGGCTTCCCCGATGCCGTGATGGGCTCCAACGAAATGCTGGGAATCAAAGACGATACCTGCTTCGACCGCTTCGGACGCTTAGGACCATACGGCTTTGGTTACTCTGCAAGGAAAGGTGGCTCAGGTGCAGGCCTCGATGGCGAGAGAGAGGGCTCAGAGCGCATCTGGGATGATATCCCCCCTGTGGACTTTGGCCGAGTAAAATGGGCGGATGCACAAAATCGATGCGTGTCTACAAACAACCATCGCTTTAACGATTTGCCTCCGCCGAAACGCCCCAACCTGTTCTCCAGGGAGGCTGATGACATCAATCCTGAAGAGGAACCAGCTGAAACGCCAGAGGAACCAACTGAAACTCCAGAGGAACAGAAAACGACCACTGAAGGGACCCAAAATCGACTCCCGCGAACAGCGGTGGTAATCAGAACGTGGCATGATTACAGATATACTACGGAGGATATCTTATACTTGCGTGCTCTGATCTCCGAGCTGGCTCTTCTCTCTGGCGGGGAATATGTCATCCACTTTTTGATACATGTCAAGGATACAGGCCTACCGATCTGGGCCGATGATGAAACCTACGACCGTGTGCTGAGGGACTCTTTGCCGGAAGAATTTCATGGAATGGGCACATTGTGGTCGGAAGCGCAAATGGCGCTTGTTTACCCGGGATTGGATGATCCTCCAGGGGCTCGTGGCGGGGGTGTTTACGGAGTTTACCGCAGTACTTTTATGTGCATGCAGTATTTTTCACACCAACACCCTGAGTATGACTATTACTGGAATTGGGAAATGGATGCAAGATACACCGGCCACTGGTATCACTTTTTCGACAAGGTCGTCAACTGGGCGCGCGAGCAACCCAGAAGGGGTCTGTGGGAGAGAAACGCTCGATTCTATGTCCCTTCTGTTCATGGGTCTTGGGAAGATTTCAAGCAGATGGTCCGCGTGCAAACAGAAGTTGGCACAAATAGTCCAAACAACATGTGGAGCGCAGGAGCGAGCCATGACTTTGTGCATGGTGACAAGTCTGCTCAACGCCAAGGCGACAAATTCGTTTGGGGGCCCCAGCGGCCAGATGAGCAGGACGTGATGGAggtcgagggcgagggcatcCCGAAAACGACATTGGAGAAAGATAAATATCAATGGGGAGTCGGCGAGGAGGCTGATTTGCTTTTGTTCAACCCTCTCTTCGACCCTGATGGGACGACTTGGGGACTGAGGGAAGATCTTACCGGGTACCACAGGGAAAATGGCCTACCGCCCCGACGCATTGCTATCATCACTGCTTCGCGGCTTTCACGAAAGCTTCTGCACACCATGCATAAAGAGACAGCCCTCAGGCGGCATAGCATGTTCTCCGAAATGTGGCCTGCAACTACCGCTCTTCACCATGGATTCAAAGCAGTTTATGTACCTCATTCTGTTTATATCGACCGCCAATGGCCCACCGACTATCTCGAGTCTGTCTTCAACGCAGGGCGAAATGGTGCCTCGGGAGGAGCGCGCCATTCTATCTTCGGTGACCGTGAACACAACTTCCGTGGCACAACCTGGTTCTATTCTGCTGGCTTCTCACCAAATCTATGGAGACGATGGCTGGGCTACAAagtcgatggcgatggcggagaggaagaggaactaAATGGCGAGGGACGAATTTGCCTACCACCAATGCTCCTTCACCCTATTAAAGACGTGAACATGATCATCGACGAGTCTTGA
- a CDS encoding gamma-glutamylcyclotransferase family protein (COG:S;~EggNog:ENOG410PYUA;~InterPro:IPR036568,IPR009288,IPR013024;~PFAM:PF06094) — protein MDLLHELENLAVIAEDNKNHEGPFQELLQEAKPKSFCPGVQAQLHLQPQDLKSTYLVKLDGPLGTASRVQELAQMLHLPQQVEGSGDVSGEASFCFVNGVEKRAIIRALSNNSFTPTFIHINKAEKGLSRDSAAPCLGYDATLPHHRVTELVHDFLPAQNQYPVWYFFYGTLANPDLLVEKLGLCVRPSLRPATVDGANIRTWGGKYKALVDGDSLVTGWAYEVTSEGHEDALRYYETSQYEVVRCVISMKDTNERVWGLTFRFIGACD, from the coding sequence ATGGATCTTCTACATGAGCTTGAAAATCTGGCAGTTATCGCCGAGGATAACAAGAACCACGAGGGTCCATTCCAGGAACTCCTCCAGGAGGCAAAGCCTAAAAGTTTCTGTCCAGGCGTCCAGGCGCAGCTGCACCTGCAACCACAGGACCTGAAGTCCACATACCTCGTCAAGCTGGACGGCCCATTAGGGACTGCGTCCAGGGTCCAAGAGCTTGCCCAGATGCTCCATCTCCCCCAGCAAGTGGAGGGGTCCGGAGACGTCTCTGGAGAAGCGTCATTCTGTTTTGTCAACGGGGTTGAAAAACGTGCAATAATAAGAGCACTTTCCAACAACTCCTTCACCCCAACATTCATCCACATTAACAAGGCAGAAAAGGGCCTCTCAAGAGACAGCGCAGCACCGTGCCTCGGATACGACGCGACACTTCCTCACCACCGCGTCACAGAGCTTGTCCATGACTTCCTCCCAGCCCAGAACCAGTACCCGGTCTGGTACTTCTTTTATGGGACACTGGCAAACCCGGACCTACTCGTTGAGAAGCTTGGGCTTTGCGTCCGTCCCAGCCTCCGACCTGCCACTGTCGACGGGGCCAACATTCGAACTTGGGGCGGCAAGTACAAGGCTCTGGTGGATGGTGATAGCTTAGTGACGGGGTGGGCTTACGAAGTTACCTCTGAAGGACACGAAGATGCGCTTCGATACTACGAGACCAGTCAATATGAGGTCGTACGATGTGTTATCTCGATGAAAGACACCAACGAGCGTGTTTGGGGGCTCACTTTCCGATTCATCGGTGCTTGCGACTGA
- a CDS encoding putative flavin-binding monooxygenase (COG:Q;~EggNog:ENOG410PJH7;~InterPro:IPR020946,IPR036188;~PFAM:PF07992,PF13738,PF13450;~go_function: GO:0004499 - N,N-dimethylaniline monooxygenase activity [Evidence IEA];~go_function: GO:0050660 - flavin adenine dinucleotide binding [Evidence IEA];~go_function: GO:0050661 - NADP binding [Evidence IEA];~go_process: GO:0055114 - oxidation-reduction process [Evidence IEA]) yields the protein MSLAQNHYIIQLPQTPPLHRNPDPRSIAQQWATEFEVLLRTNDFSKLSQLFHEDSWWRDLLSLTWDLRSVQNLSSIKDFLSQNQPRAQLSHLRLQHEGKFQPSLEQAAPGLTWISTMFFFETGVGRGSGVLRLTQDNKGVWKAYAIYTSLQELKDMEEPVGFRRVYGTTETMPGGLSRGTWIERRKRQVLFSEEEPATLIVGAGQAGLNLAARLQSLGVPCLVVDKHERIGDNWRSRYRTLVTHDPVEFTHMAYLPFPKNWPEFTPKDKLGDWFEAYANIMELNVWVKTSVTGATYDDSKKEWTVTVMRGDGSERTLRPRHLVWCTGHSGEPLIPTFPDQGKFKGTLYHATKHKDASEYDVKGKKVVVVGTGNSGHDIAQNFQENGADVTMLQRRGTYVITADKGIFMMHEGLHEENGPPTEECDLIAESLPYPVRFALSVHFTKRAYEAEKDIMTGLEKAGFELDHGVDGAGIARAYMTRGGGYYIDVGCSQLIADGKIKVQRSPEGISGFTERGLKLKDGGELDADIVVLATGYDNMRTTVRKTLGDKVANRLRDVWDLDEEGELNAMWRPSGHPGFWYMGGNLALCRVYSKFLALQIKAIEAGLLSQ from the exons ATGTCTCTTGCCCAGAACCACTACATCATCCAGCTCCCCCAaacccctcctcttcaccgcAACCCCGACCCTCGTTCAATCGCCCAACAATGGGCAACAGAGTTCGAAGTCCTACTCCGCACTAACGACTTCTCCAAGCTCTCGCAGCTCTTCCACGAAGATTCCTGGTGGCGCGACCTCCTAAGTCTAACATGGGACCTCCGGTCCGTCCAAAACCTCAGCAGTATCAAAGACTTCCTCTCCCAGAACCAGCCACGCGCTCAGCTGTCGCATCTCCGTCTGCAGCATGAGGGCAAGTTTCAGCCGAGTCTGGAACAGGCTGCGCCCGGTCTTACCTGGATCTCGACCATGTTCTTCTTTGAAACAGGTGTAGGACGTGGATCCGGTGTTCTTCGCCTGACGCAGGATAATAAGGGGGTGTGGAAGGCTTATGCAATCTATACCTCTTTGCAGGAGTTgaaggatatggaggagCCTGTGGGCTTTAGAAGGGTTTATGGTACTACTGAGACGATGCCGGGAGGGTTGAGCCGGGGAACATGGATTGAGCGGCGGAAACGACAGGTTCTTTtcagcgaagaagaaccTGCCACTCTTATTGTTGGTGCCG GCCAGGCGGGTCTGAACTTGGCTGCACGCCTCCAATCCCTCGGTGTCCCCTGTCTAGTCGTCGATAAGCATGAGAGAATCGGGGACAACTGGAGGTCTCGCTACAGA ACTCTCGTAACACACGACCCAGTTGAATTCACGCACATGGCCTACCTTCCCTTTCCCAAAAACTGGCCTGAGTTCACCCCTAAAGACAAACTCGGTGACTGGTTTGAGGCTTACGCAAACATCATGGAGTTAAACGTCTGGGTCAAGACCAGCGTCACAGGCGCAACATACGACGACTCCAAGAAAGAGTGGACTGTCACAGTGATGCGCGGCGACGGGTCAGAACGCACCCTccgccctcgtcatctcGTCTGGTGTACAGGACACTCCGGAGAGCCTCTGATTCCTACTTTCCCTGACCAAGGGAAGTTCAAGGGGACGCTCTACCACGCCACAAAGCACAAGGATGCGTCAGAGTACGACGTCAAAgggaagaaggttgttgtCGTCGGCACTGGTAATAGCGGGCACGACATCGCGCAGAATTTCCAGGAGAACGGGGCCGACGTGACCATGCTGCAGCGCAGAGGCACGTACGTTATCACTGCAGATAAGGGTATCTTCATGATGCATGAAGGGCTGCATGAAGAAAACGG ACCCCCAACAGAAGAATGCGACCTAATCGCCGAATCCCTCCCCTACCCAGTACGCTTCGCACTCAGCGTCCACTTCACGAAACGCGCCTACGAAGCCGAGAAAGACATAATGACAGGCCTCGAAAAGGCGGGCTTCGAACTCGACCACGGCGTCGACGGCGCAGGAATTGCCCGTGCCTATATGACCCGCGGCGGCGGGTACTACATCGACGTCGGCTGCAGTCAGCTCATCGCAGATGGGAAGATCAAAGTACAACGCAGCCCTGAGGGAATATCAGGCTTCACGGAGCGTGGTCTCAAACTGAAGGATGGCGGGGAGTTGGACGCGGACATTGTTGTGCTTGCTACAGGGTATGATAATATGCGGACGACCGTGCGGAAGACACTAGGTGATAAGGTTGCAAATCGACTGAGAGATGTTtgggatttggatgaggagggggaacTTAATGCT ATGTGGCGACCAAGCGGACATCCAGGGTTCTGGTATATGGGAGGGAATCTTGCTCTGTGCCGGGTTTACTCGAAGTTCCTGGCGTTGCAGATCAAGGCTATCGAGGCTGGTTTGTTATCTCAATAG
- a CDS encoding uncharacterized protein (COG:S;~EggNog:ENOG410PMGX;~InterPro:IPR040841;~PFAM:PF17648;~TransMembrane:1 (o20-41i)) encodes MAASNVLLSSPDKEELPLALLSLFHVQLVLALLIPITFYLIHFIRKDYHAFLALGPGGTPSTPAGYLRICILRLVTIRNPFQAPSVPPTLHPKTGLLSRTTIPARPGSRPTVVGIAPQRQITQKPGAAMYDAVATEIQRLAVAHPNTLYTATSCFEKHSTGIFHRLPCETPATAPSKNNNNNNNNFSKSPKRPATTHNHRITCNGEVCHSHPSDGSLHLTLHPADVKLILERGWGQRHPLARDSWWWVTRIVPTGFVMIYAPRNEEELKVVVEIIRAAAWWVGGKEVR; translated from the exons ATG GCAGCTTCCAacgtcctcctctcctccccagaCAAAGAAGAGCTCCCACTCGCCCTGCTCTCGCTGTTCCACGTCCAGCTTGTCCTGGCCCTTCTCATCCCCATTACCTTCTATCTCATTCACTTCATCCGCAAAGATTACCatgccttcctcgccctcggtcCCGGCGGCACACCGTCAACCCCAGCAGGATACCTCCGAATCTGCATTCTCCGCCTCGTCACAATCCGCAATCCCTTTCAAGCTCCCTCCGTCCCACCAACTCTCCACCCAAAAACAGGCCTCCTAAGCCGCACCACCATCCCTGCTCGCCCTGGGTCCCGTCCAACCGTTGTAGGAATTGCACCGCAGCGCCAAATAACCCAAAAGCCGGGGGCGGCAATGTACGACGCTGTTGCAACAGAAATCCAGCGACTCGCAGTTGCGCACCCAAACACCCTCTACACTGCGACGTCCTGCTTCGAAAAGCATAGCACGGGCATCTTCCATCGTCTCCCATGCGAAACGCCAGCCACCGCCCCATCtaagaacaacaacaacaacaacaacaacttcAGCAAGTCCCCCAAACGACCCGCAACAACCCACAACCACCGCATAACCTGCAACGGCGAAGTCTGCCACTCGCACCCCAGCGACGGAAGCCTACACCTGACACTGCACCCTGCCGACGTGAAGCTTATTCTCGAGCGCGGCTGGGGCCAACGGCACCCGCTCGCGAGAGATagttggtggtgggtgacGAGGATTGTGCCGACGGGGTTCGTGATGATCTATGCGCCGAGaaacgaggaagagctgaaGGTAGTTGTTGAGATTATTCGAGCTGCGGCATGGTGGGTTGGGGGGAAGGAGGTACGGTGA
- a CDS encoding phosphotransferase family protein (COG:S;~EggNog:ENOG410PKQ3;~InterPro:IPR011009,IPR002575;~PFAM:PF01636), whose protein sequence is MADLPTLNWKDEAYYNQHPSQKKLRDACLSRVSWDALCRYASSKNSDLPCTLLEQSTLGGVHLIRLLSFSSSDPQSPSPETVESDQTLWIARVQLEQSTPETESLLRAEIDAMELVRIRTEIPVPRIYGYELNDVNSVRAAFTLMEFLPGPSAMDADGGFEVHGGRIPDERKKLFFEEVAKVQVQLSSIRLPKIGSVISRPDNSFDVGPLPHLGGPFSTANEFFEAWARYAEFPSSEESIREIMKHSPSLIQEKVLSSIQNFPRLLQELASGGRISTRNNTGPFPLYHPDLYHSNIIVDESYNVLGVIDWEGVCTVPWEVVQPPLFLTTLPPAMDDPGNYGEDGRPKDLDTVSRFADTADYVRCVQEIEGDMGIDQMLSGILLNPAVQGLAFALKVYLDPGKMGVYCNLLEPFR, encoded by the exons ATGGCGGACCTACCTACTCTCAACTGGAAAGACGAGGCCTATTATAACCAGCACCCATCCCAAAAGAAACTCCGAGACGCCTGCCTTTCAAGAGTCAGCTGGGACGCATTATGCCGCTACGCCTCATCCAAGAACTCGGACCTGCCATGCACACTGCTCGAACAAAGTACTCTCGGCGGCGTACACCTCATTCGACTTTTGAGCTTTTCATCATCAGATCCacaatctccatctccagaaACAGTTGAATCAGATCAAACTCTATGGATCGCCCGCGTCCAACTCGAGCAATCAACACCGGAAACAGAATCGCTGCTCCGCGCTGAAATAGATGCAATGGAACTCGTGAGGATACGGACTGAAATTCCGGTTCCAAGGATCTATGGATACGAACTTAACGATGTAAATAGCGTTCGTGCAGCATTTACTCTTATGGAATTTCTACCGGGCCCTTCGGCCATGGACGCAGACGGCGGATTCGAGGTTCATGGTGGCCGGATACCtgacgagaggaagaaactgtTTTTTGAGGAGGTTGCAAAAGTACAG GTCCAGCTATCCTCCATCCGACTCCCGAAAATCGGTTCTGTCATTAGTCGTCCTGACAACTCCTTCGATGTTGGCCCGCTCCCACATCTAGGCGGACCGTTCTCAACGGCAAATGAGTTCTTCGAGGCTTGGGCGCGATATGCAGAGTTTCCTAGCTCTGAAGAGTCTATCCGTGAAATCATGAAACACAGCCCCAGTTTGATCCAGGAGAAGGTTCTATCCTCTATCCAGAATTTCCCTAGATTGCTACAAGAGCTCGCCTCTGGGGGTAGGATATCAACAAGGAACAATACTGGACCGTTCCCGCTGTATCACCCAGACCTCTACCACAGCAACATCATTGTGGATGAGTCTTACAATGTCCTTGGCGTTATTGACTGGGAGGGCGTTTGCACTGTACCCTGGGAGGTCGTTCAACCGCCGCTATTCTTAACTACTTTGCCTCCGGCTATGGATGACCCCGGGAAttatggagaggatggacgACCTAAGGACCTAGATACTGTAAGCCGGTTTGCTGATACGGCGGACTATGTGAGATGTGTACAGGAGATAGAGGGCGATATGGGAATTGATCAGATGTTATCTGGGATTCTGTTGAATCCGGCTGTGCAGGGTCTTGCATTTGCGCTCAAGGTCTATTTGGACCCTGGGAAGATGGGAGTTTATTGTAATCTGTTGGAGCCTTTTAGGTAG